A single genomic interval of Spirosoma linguale DSM 74 harbors:
- a CDS encoding efflux transporter, RND family, MFP subunit (TIGRFAM: efflux transporter, RND family, MFP subunit~PFAM: secretion protein HlyD family protein~KEGG: sfu:Sfum_2454 efflux transporter, RND family, MFP subunit) gives MTTNFIRSLAFCLSILTLSACQSSSDKKQNQTAAVTETPVAIPVVVSRVQDTTEGGQLILSGSTESETTVNLGFMVAGKLNRVTIQEGQTVHAGQLIASIEPTDYQLGVTIANANVARVQDEYNRLTILKERGSVTPSDYEKVVTGLDEVKARQQLAAKNLRETKLYSPISGIVARKGANPGEIIPQGQPLFQIADIQPIKVRVSVPESEVGQLRLGQSAQVTIPAINGTYTGKISLIGAVADPASRAYSVKIDLPNPKLQIRPGMIADARIPSARQSKALSLPGNAILRDDDQSTYVFVADSQKKQAFKRKVTIGKIFASNVEITSGLTPSDLVVTGGQQKLQEGASIQFNQPAQ, from the coding sequence ATGACTACAAACTTTATACGCTCCCTTGCGTTTTGCCTGTCGATTCTGACGCTGTCGGCCTGTCAGTCTTCATCTGATAAAAAACAAAATCAGACGGCGGCAGTCACCGAAACACCCGTCGCTATCCCGGTGGTTGTTAGCCGTGTTCAGGATACAACAGAAGGAGGTCAACTGATTCTAAGCGGCTCAACCGAATCGGAAACCACCGTAAATTTAGGGTTTATGGTGGCCGGAAAGCTAAATCGGGTCACAATTCAGGAAGGGCAGACCGTTCATGCAGGTCAGTTGATTGCCTCCATCGAACCAACCGACTACCAATTGGGCGTTACCATTGCCAACGCTAATGTTGCGAGGGTGCAGGACGAATACAACCGGCTGACTATTCTGAAAGAACGGGGCAGTGTGACGCCCAGCGATTATGAAAAGGTCGTAACGGGGCTCGACGAGGTAAAAGCCCGTCAGCAACTGGCGGCCAAAAACCTCCGCGAAACCAAACTCTACTCCCCTATTTCCGGCATTGTGGCCCGCAAAGGAGCCAATCCGGGTGAGATCATCCCGCAGGGTCAACCCCTGTTTCAAATCGCCGACATTCAGCCCATCAAAGTACGGGTATCGGTACCTGAATCGGAAGTCGGGCAGCTTCGGCTGGGGCAGTCGGCGCAGGTTACGATTCCGGCCATAAATGGCACCTATACCGGGAAAATTTCGCTTATCGGTGCCGTTGCAGACCCCGCTTCCCGCGCCTATTCGGTCAAGATCGACCTTCCTAATCCGAAACTTCAGATTCGCCCCGGCATGATTGCCGACGCCCGGATACCATCAGCCCGGCAATCAAAAGCACTGAGCCTGCCCGGCAATGCCATCCTGCGCGACGATGATCAGTCAACCTACGTATTTGTAGCCGACTCCCAGAAGAAACAGGCCTTTAAACGAAAAGTAACCATCGGTAAGATTTTCGCCAGTAACGTCGAAATCACATCGGGCCTTACCCCCAGCGACCTCGTCGTAACCGGAGGGCAGCAGAAACTACAGGAAGGCGCTTCGATTCAATTTAACCAACCCGCTCAATGA